From the genome of Candidatus Binatia bacterium:
TGCCGTTCGCGTTATTCCGGATGCGAGCGTCGATGCGTTCGAGCGAGCGAAGCGTGAGTTCGCGCACGTCGGCCTCCATCGTCATAAGCACGCCAACGCCGCACTGATTCTCGTCGCTCCCAAGGCGCGGCGTTTTGCGATCGTCGGCGATCGCGCGCTCCACGAACGAGTCGGCGACGAGTTCTGGAACGGCCT
Proteins encoded in this window:
- a CDS encoding TPM domain-containing protein, whose translation is MTHEQRRELTRAVTAAENGTTGVIAVRVIPDASVDAFERAKREFAHVGLHRHKHANAALILVAPKARRFAIVGDRALHERVGDEFWNGLVEESRPYFARGEIVDGIRHAVERLGEAFRAHFPEPAR